The region AGCCTGGATCGGACAAACACGCACAGTTCCTCATTGCTCATGACGTCCCAAATGCCATCACAGGCCAGGATGACAAACTCATCCTCCTGGGAGCGCTCGatgaccatgacctctggctccgGGGAGACCAGCTGTTCAGTGGGACCTTTTCCATCCACGCATTTGTAGTCGTAATCTCCAAGTGCCCGGGAGACGGCCAACGAGCCATTAACCCGCTGGATCATCACACTTCCCCCGGCGTTCTGGATCCTCTCTTTCTCGCGAGGGTTACAGGGTTTGTGGTCCTCTGTGGAGAAGTGTACAGAGCGCCCCCTCTGCAGCACACCCCGGGAGTCTCCGCAGTTTATGAAGTAGACATGTGTTGGCGAGACCAAGAGAGCCACAGCCGTGGACCCACTGCGGTCCATGTCGTTGTTCCCAAGCTCGGAATCATTCCTCATGTGTTCGTCAATGTTCAGGAATCCAGTCCTGATGGCACGCTTCACACTCTCAATGGCAGCCTGCGAATCACTCCTGCCATCCACCATCCCTTAACAAACACCACAAACAAGTTGCACTTTAGTAAAACTCCACAGCACCGTTTAATTCCTGCTGCAACATCCACCCACTGTGAGCACTGAGCAGCCGAGGATGTTGGTCAAACAGGGGTGAGGCACCGTGCTGCAGTGAAAGGTCAACTTGTTTTAAAGCCCTCGAGCCTCAGGAGCTTCTGGAGTTTAACCCCCACTCTATGATTTTAGataaacggtgacacagtggctagcactgctgcctcacagcgccagggacccggggcagcacggtgacacagtggttagcactgctgcctcacagcgccagggacccggggcggcacggtgacacagtgggttagcactgctgcctcacagcgccagggacccggggcggcacggtggcacagtgggttagcactgctgcctcacagcaccagggacccggggcggcacggtgacacagtgggttagcactgctgcctcacagcgccagggacccggggcggcacggtgacacagtgggttagcactgctgcctcacagcgccagggacccggggcagcacggtgacacagtgggttagcgctgctgcctcacagcgccagggacccggggcggcacggtggcacagtgggttagcgctgctgcctcacagcgccagggacccggggcggcacggtgacacagtgggttagcgctgctgcctcacagcgccagggacccggggcggcacggtggcacagtgggttagtgctgctgcctcacagcgccagggacccggggcagcacggtgacacagtgggttagcgctgctgcctcacagcgccagggacccaggttcaattccagcctcgggtcactgtgtgctgaatctgcacattctcctcgtgtctgcgtgggtttccttcgggtgctccggtttcccccacagtccaaaagacgtgcgggttagggggattcgctatgctaaattgccccttagtgtccaaagacgtgcaggttagggggaattggccatgctaaactgccccttagtgtcagggaattagcagggtaaatacatggagttcccagggtagggcct is a window of Mustelus asterias unplaced genomic scaffold, sMusAst1.hap1.1 HAP1_SCAFFOLD_2792, whole genome shotgun sequence DNA encoding:
- the LOC144490026 gene encoding protein phosphatase 1B-like, coding for MVDGRSDSQAAIESVKRAIRTGFLNIDEHMRNDSELGNNDMDRSGSTAVALLVSPTHVYFINCGDSRGVLQRGRSVHFSTEDHKPCNPREKERIQNAGGSVMIQRVNGSLAVSRALGDYDYKCVDGKGPTEQLVSPEPEVMVIERSQEDEFVILACDGIWDVMSNEELCVFVRSRLELTDDLEKICNLVADTCLYKGSRDNMSIELVCFENAPTPSEEARQREAELDRYLETRVTDLVARAGPEGPPGLLDVMHSLLVENIPNLPPGGGLISKRSEIESVYNRLLPQATDQDVEDADSTL